Part of the Falco naumanni isolate bFalNau1 chromosome 3, bFalNau1.pat, whole genome shotgun sequence genome is shown below.
AGAGGCCAAGCTGTATTTTCTAATAAGTACTGTGTTGATCAGTACCTTTTAAAGCACTAGCTGTGCACGCTGGCGCTTGTTGACGGAAGTGTCTGAGAGAACAAACTTGCTTATACCATGAATCCTGAAAAGGGCAAGGTTAGGAACATAGAGATGCTTTGTGAACAAAGCCCACATAGCTTCCCCCCCACCACACACCCCTACTAAATGTCCTGATGCTTAAGCAAACATCTACTCAACATTTCTGCAGAAGGCTTCTCATTTTTGTGCTACACATTTCCAAACTGCTAGTCCATTGTGAATCCTCAATAGACTGGGCTTTTCCAGTAATTCAACATTTGAGGAAGAACTCCTCTTTCCTGTTGAGGGGTGTATTTTGTGTCTTCATCCCCTTCTATGGACTTGCCTCTCATGTCATCTCTCTGTTCTGAAAGGAGTgaacaaatgtatttgttcaGTGTTGTATTAACCCTGCTCCTTCATTCAGAGCACCACACCATCCTAACCAATTAAATTACAATGCTGCATACCTGGCCTCATCCTCCCAGAACCCTACAACATTAGTCACCCCACAGCTCAGATGGATGTGGGAATGCTCAGCTGGTTGCCAGATGTGTGTCACATGAGGAGCTTGACAGCTCCCATCTCGCTTGAGGCCCTTCTCCGTCTTTATGGTTACAAGGTGCTATAGCAATAGATTTTATCGTTCATAGAGAGTATCAATGCATCCTGAAAAGTGATGACTTGactccctcctttccttcagaAGCCAAGAGGTCCATTCAccaactgcaaatgaaaaagtcACACAGCATTAGGTACCTCTTTTCTCAAACACATTTTGTCTGCCATTCAGTATTCTCTTTAGGTTGAGCGGTGACTAGTGATGGTATGTGGTAGCTCACCCTCTTCCATTCCCTAACATAGAGTCCCCATGTGGACACTTGCAATGTTGTGATTTGTTTCCTCCATAGGGtgttaatttcaaaataacagaACGTTTATTGTTACTTACAATTAATTCCAATAACCTCAATAGTTGTCTGGGAATGACAACTTCTGTACTGTATCTTTTCAAAGAACCAAGGTCTCTGTAGTATTGCTTCATTgattatgtttgctttttttttttttatttgctactGTAATTTCACTGCTCATTTTTATGCAATAATGGAAGATAAAACTGAATTATTGAACTGAAATTAAGTAGTAGATGAGATAACAAATCCTTATGGTCATGGGCATAATGAAATTTGCCTGAGCAAGGACTTGGTAAGAATTTAACTATTTGGCTTTTGGTTCTTTAGATCTCTTTAggtaaaatataatttagataatgcagaaaaaacataTTAACTGTCTTAGTGAATGATCTCTTTGTATAAGTTATGAGCTGAAGGATAGCCAACTTTATAGTGccttttttaatgcatatttaaagcagctgcttaattttttttctagttaaaaaaaatcttaggttgttattttctttgttctgcttcATTGTTAAACCAGTTGAATTTCTCACTAATTTCCATTAAGATCTTACTGGTACTAGGGGTACTACATATACTGTGTtcacagtaaaaatatattaactgtCAGAAGGTGCCCTGTTctacataattattttatagaGCTGGTCACTTCAAAACATCAGACAGACAAAAGTACATAAGGGATTTTCAAAGTGCAGATTGAAATACTGTTCAACTTGCTAGCTGGCATGAAcatttatatttcctttaattGGCTTTCAAGAGTTAACGCTATTTTTTTGCTCATCTGTGTCTGTGCAAAAGCAATACTGTTGAATAGCACAACAGACATACTCTCCTGTGGAAGAATACGTTGTAAAAATGAttcctctgtttctgctttcaacATAGCAGACCATGCATAAGGTGGGAATTTAGGTACAGGTTGCTGTGGAATAGAGCAATCTCCTCACTGGAAAGAGCCCTCTCTCTAAGCTAAGCCTAGATTTGgaactgaaatttattttaacagcataATTATACACCTTCTCTAAAATAGACATGCTATTAAATGgcaagttctctttttttttttccttcctcttttgttCCCTTATGAAAGCTGAATATAGATAATTATATTGAAATAATGTGCTGATCGTGATACAACATTTAGCAGCCAAAGCCTGGGagagttttatttgaaaatccCTTGTTCAATGTCACCATTAAGCACATATGGAGAAAAAGGGGGAGTAAACATTGAAGGATCATGCCTCTTAGTTTTACACTGCAGGTCTGCCAAGAAAATGGCAGCTCTCCTGTACTAGCCAGCAACATATGCCAAATCCCATAGACCTGTCATGCGTCAAGTGCCCATTCTtattctgtcttccttttaaaattgtaataaattCCAATTAGTGAAAGTACTTTAAATGTGTTTGGGCTTCTTTTAGGTAGCTAGACCCTTAAATAAGGTAAATGCAATAACCCTAGGTACCTTTAGCCCCTAAACTATGTGTagacactgatttttaattcatgCTGGTATGCCACATAATTTCTGTACTTTCACTTCCAAACTCCTAAGAATGATGGCACTGTGTAACGCTTGGTTTCACTGAATGACTATGGAACGCTGTCTAATTGGGATTTGTGAAGCCATCACTAACTTTTTAGGTTTTTTGAAGAGTTCTTTCAATAAAACAGAAGTATgtagaaggaaaacagagaaatttgACAGTTACCTTCAGGAACTTGGGGGATAGGATTTTTTATATACAtcatggaaatggaaaatttaacACAGAAATTGGATTGTGGAGACCAAGGAGTATTCCAGGAATTCTGATTCTTTTTGTACCTATTACATTATACCGTTCTTGTCATCCTTATTTTCTCTTGTATTCTCTGGGTACTAATTTTACTCCTTATGATGCTTACCTGTAAAACTTATTCAGTTGCATTAGATACAGAAGTAGGCCTTTTGTAGGTGTAGCAGTATATGTTATCCAGAATATTCATTAATAATACAAATATCTTGTTATACTCGATAAAATCCAAGATAGCAACTGTGCCTACCAACCTTCCTCATCCGTGCTTTCAACAAATTTTCAGCACAACTTTCTTTGGGAagaaggagttgggagggggaAGAGACAGGAATATAAGATACCCACATTTCTAGAGGTTTCATGAAACTTAAGAagctgaggaaaggaaaggtgCCGTATGAGAATCCCCAGGGCTGTATTGCAAACTCTAACCCATTATCAGGCAGAGTGACTCTACATGGGGGGAAAAGACAAAGCACAGCTGGGGGAGACTTCAGATGGGATAGTATCTTACCAGTTACCAAGGAATCCAATCCTGCAACAGCAGGTTTCATTAGTTCTTATGGTCACAGAACTTCTTTCTTGAGTTTGCTGATTAAGTTGGCAGAAGCAGTAAGGTTTGCAGCTGccttatttcagtttaataCCATGTAGCAGAGTACTGgttttgcaattaaaaagaagaaaaataaattggtaGAACTAGAGGGACTGCAACCAAAGCCTTGAATGCAGGAATATCCTTTGATGCAATTAGTTAAGAAATTCAAATTCTCTTTCACAGAATTATTAGCAAATTCCACTCCTTCCAcagagactgaaggaaaaaaggttttttgGAGTGAATGGTAATTTCTTAATGACTGGTTCAGTGAATAAGTACAGACTGCTGGGCACTGAGCCATTCATTGGAAGGGGAGCTCTCGGGTGATGTCAGTGGAGTTCCATATTTATGTAGTAATGTCTCAAGATAATGCCAATACAAAACAGAATGGTGTTTGATATTTAGGAGAAGACGCAGAGAGGAAAACTTGGAAGTGTTAATAAATGGATGTTTGGTAACATTCTTTTTTGATCAAAAAGTTGTTAGTAATGCCATATTGAGCCTATAGAAAATGAACGTTTAAAATAAAGTTCAACACAAACTCACATTCCTGTGGCTTTATAGGTTGTTTCATAGCTAAAATTAAATAAGCTTGAGAATTTCCCCTGGTGCTGTCCGTGTTTTGTGGAATGTTTCAAGAGCAATAGAATGTTACAGAGGAGTATTCTGTGGAGTGCAGTTTGTACAGTCCAGGAAATTGCTCATGGAGTACAACATTGCTCATTTTGCCAGTCTTACAGCCCTGTAGCAGTTCCACCTTGGTGATAGTCTTCTCTGCTTATTCTGTTCCTGATGCACTGATATATAGCTTCCAAAGTagcaaaagcatattttttttctctgtgttgttttttctatGCTAAGATGAAATTAATGTCTCTGTAGGAGTGATAGCTATAATGACTTTGGAGTGGTGCTACACTAATGAAAAAATCCAAGCCTGTACATTGATAACTTTCAGGTTTTGCACTGCCTTTTCTACAGGCCCATTGCAATAACAGGCATGAACAAATTTAACTCATTGAAGTTTCacttaaaatcttttttcttctgatcttgCTGGATGATATTCTTCAGTGAACAGATCAGATAAGAAAACAGCACAAGTTTCCAGACTTAACCTTATAACATATgtgcgtgtatatatatatacacaccttATAACTGTCCTCATTGTTACCTTTGCAAGTTATGCGTCATTACTACATGGTTGATACATTTGGCCTTGTGATGTCTGCACCTTGGGCAAAGAACAAATGGTTGACTTCTCATTTGCTTCAGTAGTCTTGCAGCGTTTCAAGAAGAGGGCAGGCATTTCATGGGAAGAAGTGCACGTGCTCTTATGTAACATTTGTTAATTGAGAGGCAATGTACCATTTCATGTGTCAAGGCAGGCTTTCTGACCTCTTTCCATTCCCTAGGTGTTTTTTGTTAGGttctgtgggttgttttttgggttatgttttggttgggtgttttttaatttgggtGTATTTTGGGGTTGCttgttcgtttgtttgttttttaagtagtTTCCTGTTTCATAGTGGTTGTTCATAGGAGTCAAATTATCCTGTCATCTATTCAGCATTTGGCATGGGACACCGCAGTTTGATAGTAGTGAACTTACCTTAAGTTAGTCATTCTTGTAATGATACTTGATATAGTTATATTTAGACTAAATAAAATATGGTGTAGAACCCTTTTCTTGGCTTCTCAGATATATCATACAAACACCCTCATATAGCTGACTGAAGATGGGAAGGTGAGGACTAGAATGAAAATGGACAGGATTTCTGAAGTTACTCAGAACTGAGGGTGAGGAAGGGTTAGCTGTTGTCTAACCGAATATGtatctacttttaaaataaatggtgtTTATTAAAGGtgtggtggttttatttttatttaaagagagaaagctgaatctcttgctgcttttaagTGTTTGTGATGACTTCAGCAGTTTCCTCGGTGTACAGCAACTGCAGTAGGAACTGATTAAAAGATGTGTACGCTATACAAATGTGAAGGTTCAGCTACTTTAGCAATGATAGCTAAAGCTTCTCACTGGATGCTGCTGTGCAATGTCACCCTTATGGCCACGTCCTCTCTTTGCAGTGTGCAAACCCACAGAAATACTgcttagaaaaatgaaagaatggaAGCAGCATACAACGGGGGGGGTGCTGGCTTTGTTTAGTGGCTCCCtagtgctgctttttgttgtagTACTGCCCTAGCAGAAAGCTTCCCAGATTCCCCTACTACATCCAAACGTAAAAACATAAGGGAAGCTACATTGGAAGGATGGTAGCCTAGCTTTCTGCAGGAAACCTTAGATGAGTACAAATAGGACTACAATAAAAGCAGTGAGATCAGCAGGAGAAAGTGtgccctgccccccaccctgccctgtTTACAGTTCTATAaattaagaagaagaaaacaaaatccaaatgaGGTAAGATCTATAGCAGATACAGCAGATCTTCAGCAGGGATCTTTCCCTTACTGAGGTCAAAATAGGAGTTTCCTTGTATCATTGGCAGATCTtacattaatgtattttatcaCATTCTTCCATCATagcatgagaaatattttttttctaatgaaaaaaaaattctgagtttATATCTAGCTTACCAAGCACTGCTTTTCTAAACTCTGCATTACAGTTTAGCCATTCTGCTTGCTGTGTTTAGCATGTCACTCATTTCAGTGACTATGGTAATGCATTTGCTTTGGTGCAACAGCCATACCAAAATAAATTAGTTGAGTCTGAAGAGGACTATATACAATACCAAAACTAATCATACTAACAGAAACATAGCTGTGCCTGTGTATGAGCACGGTGCTCTGCATGCAAAAACATTATCAATTTGTACTTTCTTACTCCTTATGCTGTGGTTTTTGTGCAGAACTTTGTTCCACCCCCTACCTACCTCCTACTTCCTAGCTAATATTAAAAGCAGAGATGGCTCTATAAAGAAATTATGTTGCTGAGGTCATCGCTTTTATGAAGTACTCACTAGTGCTTTATGAAGtatgaaaaatgaagttgtttaaaatactgttgaaTACAGATTGCATAAAATCCATATACCTTTTTTTACTCTCTACTCTGTTTCTTCTCTACTTTCTCCAAATTTTGAGACTGAGGCATCTTTTGCTGCTTACTGCTATCTACTCCACaagaactttttatttatattcctGTTCTATAATGTCATCTGTTTTTCTAGTGGTCTAAgtgttgttgtttgttttgtttttttctctccccccaccccatccagGTACTGCTATGTGGATATTTGTTAGCAATGACTGATGTGGAATCTACATATGCAGACTTTATTGCTTCAGGAAGAACAGGTAGAAGAAATGCGTTACATGACATACTTGTGTCCTCTCCGGGTGGGAACTCTAGTGAACTAGCCTTAAAGTTATCAGAGCTTGATATAAACAAAGCAGGTGAGTATGTTTTGGTCTTTTATTATacttatttaaatgaaaagtataGTACACAAAACATGGTTATATGCACACATTATTCCCTTGTCCCTCAACAAcaataatacttttttctgatcagcaggggctgcctgcaATAAGCAGCCCAGACTTCATAAATGGCAAGGGTGGTTATTTGCAAGTAGAAGATACatactactgaaaaaataagtCATTCTGCAGTGAGTGCCTAGTGACTGCAGGATCTATATCAGGATaaattttatggaaaatcaagtataaggaagaaaataaggaagtttttattaaaatccaGCTCTTTGTAGTATCCTCTTACGGGAGCTCTGGTTTCAAGCCTGTAGGGGAAGCCATGTGTCTGCTTGAAAGCTTATTGTGGAgatgaattttgttttcagctgccACAGGACAAAGCAATAGCAATTAactcttgtttgttttacttggatctttttttctgggcagattgtctctttcccctttctgctGATACTTTGTCCTTCTTTTGAGGTGACTAGCACTAATGCAATCATAAATCTTACTTCATCTCTAATATTACTAAAATTTTAGCTAGTTGTGCACCTTCAGTtgagaggaaggaaggacaTTGTATGATAAAGAGCCGTACgttaaataaaaacagtaatatgactatgtaattattttcatgttatgTGGGTGGGGATTTAATAAATGGATGTTAGAGATATTTGAAAGCCCTTTTCAGATCTTAGGAAAGAGGTCTTATGCTTATTTTAAtaatagcagaagaaaacaaatgcagcaaAGAGCAAACTTTGTGCCCTGATTGTCCACAGACTTTTCTCAGAAACGAGTTCTGAGAGGCAGTCTCATCACTGGACAATTGGATGGGAGCAGCGTGATGTTTGGGTGGTTGTAGTGCTGTTTAGAGGGGATGattctttttttggctttcaaaCTAATGTACATCCTAagcctttccttctgcagttgCCAGTTTGGGGCCTATAGCTTCTAATGTGTGCAGTTCTAGCTGTGCAggatcttaattttttttctatttaaaaataaaagctttattagTATGTGTGTAGATGTGTCTATTTTAATGTGGAGATACGTGTAAAATGTTGCAAAAATATAAAGTAGGTGGCATTTGAAATGCATAATGCCAGCCTTCCTTCgtgctttaattttcttcagtctcaGATTTACACTTATCAAAATTATCTTTGATCTTGTCCATTTAGAAGATATAAACAATCCCTATTTTTAAGTTAAGCTGTGGTGTGATTGTAAGCCAGAACTGTTATCTTTTGTGAGCTATAAAAAGAATGTGACTTTGTGCTTGTAATATATGTTGGTATACGTTTTATATGTGCAGTTAGTTCTGTAGCAATGAGAACAGTTTAAATTATAGTTAGCCTAGTTTTTAATACATAATTCAGGAGTTTTACTTGGTTTTTCTTGAAGACCTCTTTTGCAGCTTGGTAGATTAATCATTGCAGAAAAATGTACAGAGTTGCTTACCTTAGGTAGTAGATACATTAAAATGCCTGCATAGTTCTTCAGGAGATTATGCAGTTTGAATTAGatatactgaaaatatatttaaattttgtattatCAGTACACCTAGGTGCCAGATAAAAGCCTCCAAACCACAACTACTGGAAAACGCATTGTGTTATCATTCATTTATTAGTATTAGTGTATTATCCTGTCACATCTTTCCAAACCAAAGAGAggctaaaaaatattttgcattccAAATTCCAGTTGAGAATATACTAGTGCTTGTGGGATGCATATATGCATCACACCTGATGGGATTAAGAGGAGAACACATTTTTGGAGGTTATATGGTATTTCTTGCAAGGTGCATGTCAAATAACTTATGCTAAGTACTACCTAATTATACAAATATGACATcacatttcaattattttttttttccttctcgtTACAGCTATATGCATTTTCTTGCAAAAGTACAAATACATTTGCTTTCAACTGCTTGGTGTAATGACACAGTAAGAtaatgcagattaaaaaaaagttttttataaAACGTGTAAATTAAGCTACCCAAGCATATTtagtattttgattttgaaaaccTGCAGATACATTTCCTGTAAAGAACAGGAACAGCTTGGAACAGCACTAGGCAGTGAGACCTTGTTCAAAGACCATATATTTTCTGTCATGCACTATTTGATACCTGAAGTGAGTGCTGGTTAATCCCCTCGTTGATGAGCCAAAGACAGATAATCAAGAGTTTACTGCAATGTTATGTATAATACATATAATTACTGTATAACACTCTCCCGTAAAAACAACTGTTCagagtttttgttgttgggttgttgtttttttttccataataaacTAATAACTTGCTAATATCTATGGAATGGATATATTCACCAAACTTGAAAATACAGGTTCCAAGTACTCTGTGGCAACTCATTTTATCTAAATTTAGTAAAAGCAACACTGTGTACATCAGATAAGTAGAAAACTTCAACAGAAATTGTAagacaagaaagcaaaagaaagatttttagtaCAAAAACCCGCAGGTGTATCACCTGCTCAACCTTCTCAAGGTAACCAATGCAATTCCAAGAAACTTTACATTCAGTTCATCTTTCAGGTGATTGTAGCTAAATAAAGTAGTAAGGAAAAAGGATGATGAAGAACGAGGACCAGTCTCCTCTGCAAGTCtagtttctaaaacaaaatgctgctttcctAGGTGTCTGCAGATACGCCACAGATTCAGTGCTGAATGGAAAGGAGACTTCTCTGTCAAAGTTGTAACGGTCCAACCATCTACAAAAACCTGGGGATAGGAGAATCATGGAAGTCATACAGAACTGGAATGAAAGACTGATTATAGAAATTTTTgattaaaagttattttaattcataGAAATGTTTTAGGTGTAAGTATTGGGAACAGTGATAGACAACAGTCAGTGATGTTACAGGAAGAATAATGAGAATAAAAGATGCATGTTAGCAGAACATGTAACTGTTGCTACCTTACCAACTCACACAACTGTATGGTATGTAAGAATCACAGCTCTTAAGAGCTTTTAGCCATcatgttttgaaagaagaatAGTTCTTGAGTGTGCGTAGGCAATTTTAGGAGTCTCAGAGCTTAGAAGAAAAGTTATTTCCGTAAACATATTTTAAGGCCTTTGGTAGGAAagctctgccagcagaaagACAAAGTCTGTAGTAACAAGACAGGGTATTATAGATTAAATGGGTTTAGGCTGGCGAGTGTTTTTCAGTGAGTTGAGAATTCTTTTAAGAAGTAGTATTAGAACTTCAGTGTGCTTTCTCTGAATCTTTGTGTGCTATATTTAACATTTAAGTAGTGAAATGTTTGGGCTTCGTGTCCAGGGCGATTTTTCTTTTAAACGCAAATACCTTGCAAGGTTTTTCTCATCAgttctgtcctttttttgtctctctcttGATTGTTTGTTAagaattatttcaggaaaacttGACTTGCCCTGGTAGTATGAGGGGATATTAAAGACTTTCTAGTAGTCAGAATAAATGGAGTACAGAGCAGgcaaaaaaggaataaaaaaaatcagattctaCTCATATGGATTTTTGCAGCATCAGAACAAATGTAGGAGGCTTTGAGGAAAGCGTTTGGATGACTTGGGCAAAAAGGGGCTTCTGTTCAATAGGAAATAACTGCATGTAGATCCATCCTGATAGCATCCTTCATAATGTGGGAGataaaactgagaaataaaGAGTTTTCTGAGAAAGTGCCttgcaaaacaaatttttatttattcttcaaCCCATAATGAACAGAACAAACCTCACTGTTTAGTATGTTAATCAACCTTTCATACAAATTTTATCAGGTTGAATTTGGTAATTACCAATACCCTCGGAGGCATTTTGCCACCTAAATACTCAGTGCTTGCACAAAACACAGCTATCACGTCTGAGCTTTTTGCAGTATTCATTGCAAtgcaaagaactttttttcattagcaaTATGCCATTTCTTCTAgatagaaaagagaaagtgtttATGGTGCTTATTtctataaacagaaataaagctgcAGATGTATGGTGTGATCTGAAATGGGGGAACAATAAATATCTGTATTGAAAACCCTTTATTCTTAACATCTGTAGATTAAAGTTAAGAGGCACTCCTACATCTGCTTAGACCTTTACAACTTAGTAcatggaattttcttttctttactgtgtCAAGACACAAGTTCAATACAAGTTACTCAGAATGCTTGCAAGTTACAAGAAGCAACTCTATGTCTTAACATTATTCCTTACCTAACGTTATTGCTTATTATGTACCTATAGCTAATTAGTCTGTGTTCAGGGACTTCTGTCTTCCTTGCCCATAGCTTCCAGCTGTCTGAACCTGTTAGCTCTATAATCGTTAGGTGAAGTACAATACTTTGCATATAGGTACTAACAGACCATTGTCAGTGAGCTTCTTAGCCTTCTTTAAACAGGCTTTATGAGTTGTTTACTCACTGTGCCACTGCAACATGTTTTCTATTCCTCTGATGGTTCTGTGGTTTGCAGTGAGACAGCTGGACTTAATACCATGGGGCATGGTACTGAAAATGGATGTACAGAACAAACACAGCTTTAACAAACTATTGCTTTTATTGGAGTTGCACCTCTTTATAGTAAACTCAGGCTTGGTGtaatgagcttttttttcttatattgt
Proteins encoded:
- the PKIA gene encoding cAMP-dependent protein kinase inhibitor alpha; this translates as MTDVESTYADFIASGRTGRRNALHDILVSSPGGNSSELALKLSELDINKAEGEGDAQRNPSEQTGEAQGETAKQES